The genomic window CAGGCCACATGGACTTCGTGCGTGATGTCCGCGAAGCCAAGGCGCTGGCAACGCCGCAGGCGCGGGCCAAACTCCGCCCAGGTGATGCCAGGGGTATAGGCCTCGGTCAGAAGGGTCTTGGCGTTGATCTGCTGAGTTTCGCGGCGAGCCGCAGGGGTCGGTGCCTCGCGCAGCAGTTGCCTCTCCTGCGAGAGAACCTCCCGCGTGAACTCCTGGAGCGGCACTTTCGCCTTGAGAAGTTGGAGGATGAGGCCGTCCCGTCTGTCCCGGACGGAACGCCACCAATCCCGGGAACGTCTCAGGGCAAATACCCCTGTGGTGAGAAGGACCGCTTTCCATGCGTCCCATCTTCCGCCGCATGTTCGTTGTGCCATGAGTCCTCCTGGGTTCGTAAAGCCGGTTAGGTTCGCACTCCTGGGTATCTGCGCCCATGGATTTGCGCCAGGAGGTCTCCTGTCTCCCCGTCTTGATCCGCGCCGTCTGGAAACTTTCCGGGTCGTGGCCCTCACAGGACAGGTGTCCGCCGCTTCTCGGCTGCTGCACCTGTCCCAGCCCGCCGTCACCGCACAGGTGCGCCAGCTCGAACGGGAGTGTGGCCAGCCCTTGCTGATCCGCACCGCCCGGGGCGTTCAGGTCAATGACGCGGGACGGGCCTTGCTCGAGTACGCCCAGCGTCTCCACCAGATCTTGGAGGAGGCGTCGCTGGCGGTCGCGGGTGAGGAGGCGCTGCAAGGTGAGTTGGTGCTGGCGGCGAGCACCACCATCGCCAGCTACGTCGTACCGGAGCTGCTGGCCTCCTTCGTCCGGGGACATCGGGGCTTGCAGGTGCGATTGGAGGTGGGCAACACCGCGCAGGTGCTCGGCTGGGTGGCCGAAGGCCAGGTGCCGTTAGGGCTGGTGGAAGGGCACGCGCGGGCGGCCCATATCCGGCTGGAGCGCTACCTGGACGATGAACTCGTGCCCGTGGTGTCCTCACGCGCCCCGGCGGAGTTGCTCCGGATACGGACCGTGGAGGCCCTTCAGCGGGTTCCCCTGATCTGGCGGGAGCCGGGCTCGGGCACCCGCGCCGTGCTGGAGCGTGCCCTGAGGAAGGCGGGGGTGCGCCGGGGACTCCAGGCAGGCGATCTCCAGATGGGCAGCACCGAGGCCATCAAGGGCGCGGTGGCCCTGGGCCTCGGGGTGGGGTTCTTGTCGCGATGGAGTATCCAGGAAGAGCTGGCGTCTGGCCGGCTCCAGCGCTTGACCGTGCCGGGATTGACGGTGGCCCGTGCCTTCTCCTGGGTCTTGCCGGTGGAGGCGCCGTCAGGGCTCGCGGGCCACTTCCTGCGCCATGCCCGGGCCGTGCCCCCGCAGCGCTAGCCTTGGACTGCGCCCAGGCTCAGTCCGGCCATGCACACCCAGAGCCCCACGCCCATGGCCAGGGGCCTCAGCCCCACGGCGCGCAGTGTGCTCCGGGTGAGGTTCGCGCCCAGGAGAAACAGCGTTAGGACCAGCACCTGCTTGGAGACCAGGGCCACCGTGTGGCCCACCGGCTGGAGCGGGGGAATCCACGTCACCAGGGCCGAGGCCAGGACGAAGCCGAGGATGAACCAGGGCCTGCGCGCCTTGCCTGGGTTCTCCTGCCCCTGGGTCTTGCGTTGCCAGGCTTCGAGTGCCAGCGCCAGCGGGGCGATCCACAAGGCGCGGGCCAGCTTCACCGTCGTGGCCACCTCCAGCGCCTCGGAGCCGTATTGCAGGGCCGCGCCCACCACGGAGCTGGTGTCGTGGATGGCCAGTGCGCACCAGCGCCCAAACTGGACCGCGTCCAACCCCACCGCGTGCCCCACGGCGGGGAAGACGAAGAGCGCCACCGCGTTGAGCAGGAACACCGTGCCCAGCGCCACGGACACCTCCTGCTCCTTCGGACGAAGCACGGGAACCACGGCGGCAATCGCGCTGCCCCCACAGATGGCCGTGCCGATGCTGATGAGCAAGCCCACGCTCCGGGGCACCTGGAGCAGCCGGGCCAGCACTGTCCCCAGGAGCAGGCACACGCTGATGCTCACCAGTGTGGTGACAAGTCCCTGGGCCCCCGCGTGGACCACTGCCCGCAGGTCCATTCCCGCCCCCAGCCCCACGACGGCGAGCGACAGCAGCACGGGCATGGCCCGCCGGGTGTGCTTCGCGTAAGGGTTGCCCACCGTGAGCGCCACTGCGCCTCCGCCCACCAGCATGAGGCCCGTGGAGGCGAAGGGCAGGAGGCTGAGGGCCGCGCCCAGCGGCACCAGCACATGTCCCAGGCTCCAGCGTCTCTGGGGCTCCGCGGAAGGGGAGGGGACGGAAGAATTCACCCTCCCAAGATGGGCCAGGACCTATCCACGGACCAGACGGAAGAGCCGATGAACCATCGGTTTTTTGGATGGCTCGCCCGTGCGTCAGCGGTGCCGCTGCCGTCCCCGGAAGTGCCGGTCGAGCCAGTCCTCCGCCCGCGTCCAGGCGTCCCGGGCCTCGGGGGAGAGTGACCCGGCAGCCTCCTGCTGCCGGGCCCGTTGCAGCACGGCCCGGGGGGCCTCCGGTGCGGGCGTGGGCAACCGGGCTTCCACGGCCTGGATGCGCGCGTGCGCCTCGTCGATCACCGGAAGGGCTTCCTTCAGGGACACCTCACCCTCGGCGAGGGCGCCGAAGAGGGTGCAGTGGTAACGGCGGCAGCCCTCGGGCCGGTCCCCATAGATGGTGCACATGCGCCCCTGGAGCGCGTCGCAGTGCTGGGCAAGCGCCGGGGAGCCATCCTTCCGGACCACTACCGTCAGCGACAGCCGGCGCATCGTGTCCACCTCGGGGCCTTGCAAGGAAACGTGGTCAAAGAGGTTCCCATCGCAGCACAGGCCACAGTTCAGGCAGAGCGCCGACAGGTCCGTCATGGTCGCGGTCCCGCGTCCTGCTCCACGGGCTTGTCCTCCCGGCATGCCGCGAGCCGCTCTTCGAGGACCTGCAGCGGCAACGCCACCTCCAGCTTGAACTCGGAGCCGTCGGGCTGCACCCGCGCGAAGTCCAGCAGCCGGGCCAGATCCTCCTCGCCTTCGGCCTGGGCCTTGATCCGTGCCATCGACAGCATGCCCCCCAGGGACTTGCCCAGGTCTTTCACCTTCGCCTCATCGGCGCCCCGGATGTGCGCCACCATCGCCACGTCCGAGCGGGCATCCAGGTGGAGCTCCACCGTGTCGGCCAGCTCCTTCAGCCGTCCGGCCAGCTCCTGCTGCTCCGGGGGCAGCAGCCGGGCGAGCTGCTCCACCGCGAGCACCCCATACATCTCTCCGTACGTGCTCTCTTCGGGGATGATGGAGGGCTCGTCCGGGCCGCGCCCTTCGACTTGATCGATGAGGCCCTTCAGCACATCCGGCGACTTGCCCACCATGAGGAGCTGGTTGTTCCAGGTGGCCAGGGACCTGGGGAACCGTCCCCGGGCCACCCCTCCGTCCTTCTGGGGGAGGACCCACGAGCCCGGCTCGTAGACCCGGGCATCGGCGCCGTAGTCCATGGAGACGTTCTCCTGGAGCACGTCCTTGAAGCGCGCCTTCGAGAAGTCTCCCGACAGCATGATGCCGTCATCCGTGATGACCAGCCGATCCAGATCCTGCAGGGGATCGATGCCGCTGAACTGCTTGAACTGCTCCAGGTCCTTGCCCCCATCGCGCATCAGGCAGGCCAGCAGCAGCTCCCCGATGGGGGAGTGGCGCAGGGCGTTGGTCTCGATGACCACCGCGGAGCGGCCCTTGCCCCGGGGCAGGGCGGCGAGCAGCGGATCCCGGGGCCGGGCGGGCCGGGCGGGCTCCACTCCCGCGGCCACCACGGGGGCCGCTTGCGTCCGGCGCTTCTCGGCGCGCTGCCAGTCCTCGTGCCGCATGCGGCGCGGGAAGGTGATCTGGGGAGCCTCGGCCTGGGGGATTTCATCGCCCGAGCCCGTGAACATCAGTCCCGCGCCCAGCGCCAACAGCACCAAGGCCAGGGCCAGCCATATGCCACGCCGCCGGTTCATCAGTAGTCCTTTCCTTCGAAGTGCCAGAAGCCCACCGCCAGGATGCCCAGCCCGAACACGAAGACGCCCATGAGCAGCATCCCCAGCGATTTCACCGCCAAGGGCTGCGAGGTGGCCAGGTCCGCGGAGGCATTCGCCAGGGACGACAGCCGGGGCAGCAGCAACGTCACTGCCTGGAAGACCTCCCGGCTGGCCCCTTCCTCGAACACCGGGGCGATGGAGGTGCGGAACCCCGCGATGATTCCGCCCACCAGCGCCAGGCCCCCCGTGGCCGCGCACAGCGCCGCGCTGCGCACCACCGTGGCCGTGGTCAACATCACCGCGTACACCGCCGCGAAGCTCACGCACGCCAGCAGCGCCGCGATCAACGGCCCCGCCGTCCAGTAGCCCGTCTTCACCCCGAGGATGAGCACCAATCCTCCCGAGCCATAAAGCGCCCCGCACAGCATCATCGTCAGCACCCCGAGGAAGGTGCCCGCCAGGATGTGCCAGCGCTGGAGGGGCAGGGCGAGCAGGTGCTCGATGCGGCCCGGGGACATCAGGCTGGGCGCGAAGTCCGAGCAGGCGACGATGCCGAAGAGCATGCCTCCATAGAAGACGGTATAGGCGCAGACCTGAAACAGCGGACGCAGCGCCACATCCACCGCGCGGATGCTGCCGCCGATATCCTGGCCAAAGAGGCGCGTCGCGGCCAGGGCCCCATCCAGCACCTCCAAGCGCAGGCTCAGCGACAGGACGAGCAGCAGCAGGGTGATGCCGATGACGAAGGCCAGGATGAACTTGCGCGAGGCGGCCTCCCTCAGCACGTAACCGGCGATTCCGAGGATGGGGCTCACGCTGCTTCTCCCAGGGTAGAGGCCAGCACGGACTCGAGATCCTGTCCGTCCCGCTTGAGCTCCAGCAGCAGCGCCCCCGCGGCGCGCGCCCGGTCCAGCGCCGCGTTCAGCGCCACCGGATCCTCCGCTTCGAGCTGGTACACGCCCTCGGTGCCGCTCCGCTGGAAGCCCGCGGCCCGCACGGCCTCCTCCGGGCCGGGGGCGAAGCGCACCGTCCACCGCGGCCGGTGCCGCGCCAACTCGTCGAGCCGCCCTTCGCGCATCACCCGGCCGCTCGCGAGGATGGCCACCCGGTCACACACCCGCTCCGTCTCCGCCAGCAGGTGCGAGTTGAGGAACAGCGTGGTGCCGCGCCGCACCTCCTCCTGGAGAATCCCTCGCACCTCCACCCGGCCCAGGGGATCAATCCCGTCGGTGGGCTCGTCCAGCACCAGCAGGGCAGGGGCGCCGAGCAGCGCCGCCGCCAGCCCGAGCCGCTGCCGCATGCCCTTGGAGTACCCTCCAATGCGCCGCCCTTGGGCAACCTCCAGCCCCACGCGCTCCAGCAGCCGCCGGTGTTCCGCCGCATCGGGCGCGAGGCCCTTGAGCTGTGCCACCGTGCGCAGGAACGCGGGCGCCGTCCACGCGCCGGGCAGGTGCAGGCGCTCGGGCAGGTAGCCAATCCGCGCGCGGATCCGCGGATCCTCCGGCGAGCCGCCCAGCACCCGCACCGTGCCCGCCGTGGGCTGGACGATGCCGAGGATGGACTTGATGAACGTCGTCTTCCCCGCGCCGTTGGGGCCAATCAAGCCGAAGGCACAGCCCTCGGGCACCGTGAGGTTCACCCCCCGCAGCGCCTCCTGTCCGCGGCGGCCGAAAGCCCGCCGGTAACTCTTATGAAGACCAACGACTTCGATGGCAGGCACGGACATCCTCTGGAGACGGCGCAGGCGGCAGGCGATTGCGGCGACCGCGACCGCGTCAAGCGCGTCAGGCCCTACGCGGTTCTGGAGAGGAGGATACGCAGAAGCCGCACGGGAAAATCCGCGGACTGTCCAGTTTTCGCGCCTTTCGGCCCGGGGCCCCGTTGGTCCGTTCCGTGCATCACCAAAGCCCGGAACACCGGAGAAACACGCATGAACTGGGTAGAACTGGTGAAGCAGGAGCTGGCGCAGGCACAGCGTGAACTGAAGGCCGCCCAGGAGGGGCTGCGGGCAGGCACGGAGGCGGCGCGCACCCGCTATGCCCGGGCGCTCCACGAGGCGGAGCGGGCCCTGGGCCGCGCGTCGCTGGCGGGGCGGGACCCCCGCTGGGGCCAGACGATCTGAGTCACTTCCGGGTGCAGTGCGCCCGGACCAGCTCCAGCAGGGCCGAGGGGGCGAAGGGCTTGCGCAAGCAGGCCTCCACGCCCACGGGCGCTGGGCTCTCGCTGGCCGTCATCGCCACCACCGGCAGGCGGCACCGGCTGGGGTGTTCCTTCAGCCGGGAGATGAACTCATCTCCCGACATCAATGGCATCCACAAGTCCACCAGGACGAGGCACGGAAGTCCGAGGCAGGCCAGCACCTGGAGCGCCTCCTTGCCGTTGGCCGCCGCCGCCACGTGGAAGCCCGCCTCTTCCAGCAGGCCGGACAACGCGTCCCGGATACCGGGATCATCCTCGATGATGAGCAGTGGACCGCGCCGCGTCAGAGGACTCCCGCTCATGATCTGGCCTTCGAGGGACGCGCCCACAGTGCTCATTGTTGAGTTCCTCGCGTTGGGAGGCCAGGGTCAGCATCGTGCGCTTCGCCGGCAAGTGCCACGGGGCAATGGCTCTGGCATGCTCTGAACAACATTCCAAGCGCACTCTGATTTGGAGGGGGGGAGGGACCGCGCGAATAAGCGTTCACGGGCGAGGGGTCCATGCGCGGAA from Stigmatella erecta includes these protein-coding regions:
- a CDS encoding LysR family transcriptional regulator, producing the protein MSPRLDPRRLETFRVVALTGQVSAASRLLHLSQPAVTAQVRQLERECGQPLLIRTARGVQVNDAGRALLEYAQRLHQILEEASLAVAGEEALQGELVLAASTTIASYVVPELLASFVRGHRGLQVRLEVGNTAQVLGWVAEGQVPLGLVEGHARAAHIRLERYLDDELVPVVSSRAPAELLRIRTVEALQRVPLIWREPGSGTRAVLERALRKAGVRRGLQAGDLQMGSTEAIKGAVALGLGVGFLSRWSIQEELASGRLQRLTVPGLTVARAFSWVLPVEAPSGLAGHFLRHARAVPPQR
- a CDS encoding YeiH family protein: MLVPLGAALSLLPFASTGLMLVGGGAVALTVGNPYAKHTRRAMPVLLSLAVVGLGAGMDLRAVVHAGAQGLVTTLVSISVCLLLGTVLARLLQVPRSVGLLISIGTAICGGSAIAAVVPVLRPKEQEVSVALGTVFLLNAVALFVFPAVGHAVGLDAVQFGRWCALAIHDTSSVVGAALQYGSEALEVATTVKLARALWIAPLALALEAWQRKTQGQENPGKARRPWFILGFVLASALVTWIPPLQPVGHTVALVSKQVLVLTLFLLGANLTRSTLRAVGLRPLAMGVGLWVCMAGLSLGAVQG
- a CDS encoding YkgJ family cysteine cluster protein, whose amino-acid sequence is MTDLSALCLNCGLCCDGNLFDHVSLQGPEVDTMRRLSLTVVVRKDGSPALAQHCDALQGRMCTIYGDRPEGCRRYHCTLFGALAEGEVSLKEALPVIDEAHARIQAVEARLPTPAPEAPRAVLQRARQQEAAGSLSPEARDAWTRAEDWLDRHFRGRQRHR
- a CDS encoding ABC transporter ATP-binding protein, with protein sequence MSVPAIEVVGLHKSYRRAFGRRGQEALRGVNLTVPEGCAFGLIGPNGAGKTTFIKSILGIVQPTAGTVRVLGGSPEDPRIRARIGYLPERLHLPGAWTAPAFLRTVAQLKGLAPDAAEHRRLLERVGLEVAQGRRIGGYSKGMRQRLGLAAALLGAPALLVLDEPTDGIDPLGRVEVRGILQEEVRRGTTLFLNSHLLAETERVCDRVAILASGRVMREGRLDELARHRPRWTVRFAPGPEEAVRAAGFQRSGTEGVYQLEAEDPVALNAALDRARAAGALLLELKRDGQDLESVLASTLGEAA
- a CDS encoding response regulator; translation: MSGSPLTRRGPLLIIEDDPGIRDALSGLLEEAGFHVAAAANGKEALQVLACLGLPCLVLVDLWMPLMSGDEFISRLKEHPSRCRLPVVAMTASESPAPVGVEACLRKPFAPSALLELVRAHCTRK